The sequence TCCGGGCTGCTGTCAAGGAGTATCTCCGGCACGGAAGTATCTGCCCCTGCTACGCCCGAACGCGTGCTGGCGCGGGTTTCCACAAGGCCAGGAAGTTGGCCAGCATGCGCTTCCCATCCTCGGTCAGCACGCTCTCCGGATGGAACTGCACGCCTTCGACGGCCCAGTGCCGGTGCCGCAGCCCCATGATGACCGCCTCCCCTTCCCCGCGCACGGTGCGGGCGCTGACCTCCAACTCGCGCGGCAGGCCGTGCCGGCTGACCATCAGCGAGTGATAGCGGGTCGCGGTCAGCGGCGAGGGCAGGCCGCGAAAAATCGTCCGGCCATCGTGTTCCACGCGGCTGGTCTTGCCGTGCATCAGGCGCGGCGCACGAACTACGCGTCCGCCGAACGCCTCTCCGATGGCTTGGTGCCCGAGGCAAACGCCCAGAATGGCCGCCCGCCCGGCAAAGCGCCGGATGAGCGGGATGGAAATGCCCGCCTCCCGCGGCGTGCCCGGCCCCGGCGAGATCACGATGCGCTCCGGCCTGAGCGCTTCCACCTCTTCCAGCGTCACCTGATCGTTGCGCCGCACCTCCACCTCCGCCCCCAACTCG is a genomic window of Terriglobales bacterium containing:
- a CDS encoding aminodeoxychorismate/anthranilate synthase component II — protein: MVFVLDNYDSFTYNLVQYLGELGAEVEVRRNDQVTLEEVEALRPERIVISPGPGTPREAGISIPLIRRFAGRAAILGVCLGHQAIGEAFGGRVVRAPRLMHGKTSRVEHDGRTIFRGLPSPLTATRYHSLMVSRHGLPRELEVSARTVRGEGEAVIMGLRHRHWAVEGVQFHPESVLTEDGKRMLANFLALWKPAPARVRA